The genomic region AGAGTTGTGGAGCAGAAATGTATCCCAAAGATTATATAGGAGTTCATGGAGAGCACTATAAAATATAAATGAATTTAAGTGCGCCGAATGGCGCTTTTTTTATTTGTACATCTATTTAGTTAACACTAAAATATGATATAATTTTTCTGTAGGAGGTGGACTATTTGCCGATATCATTAAGTGAAACAAAGGAATTAGCAAAGGCTTGTAAATTTTATTTTAGTGATGAAGAGTTGGTTCAAATACAAGAAAAGATAAATAATATTTTAAGAGAAGTAGAAAAATTAGAAAGGTTAGATTTAGAGAAATCGGAAAAGGAAAACAACCAAAATAATAATTTAAG from Anaerobranca gottschalkii DSM 13577 harbors:
- a CDS encoding Asp-tRNA(Asn)/Glu-tRNA(Gln) amidotransferase subunit GatC yields the protein MPISLSETKELAKACKFYFSDEELVQIQEKINNILREVEKLERLDLEKSEKENNQNNNLRKDIEETPLTLEEVFQNTNNRDGDYFRVTNS